The following coding sequences lie in one Bacteroidota bacterium genomic window:
- the lpxK gene encoding tetraacyldisaccharide 4'-kinase — MKFIRIILLPISFLYGCITFLRNMFYDLGLFSSKQFDLPTISVGNLSAGGTGKTPHIEYLIRLLKPEFYIATLSRGYGRKTTGFILSDTQSTASDIGDEPLQFKKKFSGLRVAVDGNRVRGIKHLLKEFPSLQSILLDDAFQHRAVKPGLSILLTDFSRLFVNDNLLPSGSLREFKSGMKRADIIVVTKCPEILLPIERKRLISEINPLPHQRIYFSYIKYGDFIPVTGDGTNPLAKEYYFERNFSVALLTGIANTRPLEYYLKDKIKNIVPIKFGDHHHFTKNDISNIQKIFNNIVTANKIILTTEKDAMRLKSAAYAEAIKNLPLFYIPIEIEFHNNDKQAFNEQILHYVRANQKHSSIHSK; from the coding sequence GTGAAGTTTATTCGAATCATATTATTACCGATTTCCTTTTTGTACGGCTGTATCACATTTCTGCGAAACATGTTTTACGATTTGGGACTTTTTTCTTCCAAGCAATTTGATTTGCCAACTATTTCCGTAGGCAATTTAAGTGCCGGTGGAACCGGAAAAACTCCGCATATTGAATACCTGATTCGCCTTTTAAAACCAGAATTTTATATTGCAACACTCAGTCGTGGCTATGGCAGAAAAACGACAGGTTTTATATTGTCTGACACACAATCAACAGCAAGTGATATTGGTGATGAACCACTACAATTCAAGAAAAAATTTAGCGGTTTGCGCGTTGCAGTAGATGGGAACCGGGTGAGAGGAATCAAACATTTATTAAAAGAATTTCCTTCCTTGCAAAGCATTTTGTTGGATGACGCCTTTCAACATCGAGCTGTAAAACCCGGACTAAGCATTCTTCTTACCGACTTTAGCAGATTGTTTGTAAATGACAACCTTCTTCCAAGTGGTAGTTTGCGCGAATTTAAATCCGGAATGAAACGTGCCGACATTATTGTTGTTACTAAATGTCCGGAAATATTATTACCCATCGAACGCAAACGATTAATTTCAGAAATAAATCCATTGCCCCATCAACGCATTTATTTTTCGTACATCAAGTATGGCGATTTTATCCCGGTAACCGGTGACGGCACCAACCCTTTGGCAAAAGAATATTATTTTGAACGAAACTTTTCGGTCGCACTTTTAACAGGTATTGCAAATACACGACCATTAGAATACTATCTAAAGGATAAAATTAAAAATATTGTTCCTATCAAGTTTGGCGACCACCATCACTTTACTAAAAATGACATCAGCAACATTCAAAAAATATTTAATAATATTGTAACCGCAAATAAAATTATTTTGACGACCGAAAAAGATGCGATGCGTTTAAAAAGCGCAGCGTATGCCGAAGCCATTAAAAATCTTCCTCTTTTTTATATTCCGATAGAAATTGAATTTCACAATAACGATAAACAAGCGTTCAACGAGCAAATACTCCATTATGTTAGAGCAAATCAAAAACACAGCAGCATACATTCAAAGTAA
- a CDS encoding Nif3-like dinuclear metal center hexameric protein: MKLKEITSHIESIAPLAYQESYDNSGLIFGNPDMEITGAIICLDSTEAVIDEAIAKKCNLVIAHHPIVFSGIKKFNGKNYVERVIIKAIQNNIAIYAAHTNLDNVHNGVNAKIAEMIGLENCSVLAPMNGSIKKLVTYCPDVNAAPIREALFAAGGGSIGNYEECSFNGNGYGTFKAGANANPHVGEIRKQHQEKETRIELIYPAYLESKLLKALFLAHPYEEVAYDLVELSNKNNRIGAGLIGELATEMDEKAFLMHLKTVMKADGIRYTALKGEKVKKIAVCGGSGSFLLKNAMQAGADVFVTADFKYHQFFDAENQIIIADIGHYESEQYTMELFYEILSRKFTTFALHLSKINTNPINYL; encoded by the coding sequence ATGAAATTAAAAGAAATAACCAGCCATATCGAATCCATTGCTCCGCTTGCTTATCAAGAGAGTTATGATAATTCAGGATTGATTTTTGGCAATCCCGATATGGAAATTACCGGAGCAATTATTTGCTTGGACAGCACTGAAGCTGTTATTGATGAGGCGATTGCGAAGAAATGTAATTTAGTAATTGCCCATCATCCGATTGTGTTTTCCGGAATAAAAAAATTTAACGGGAAAAATTATGTCGAGCGCGTCATCATAAAAGCAATCCAAAATAACATTGCGATATATGCGGCACATACCAATTTGGACAATGTACACAATGGAGTAAATGCTAAGATTGCTGAAATGATTGGTTTGGAAAATTGTTCAGTACTTGCTCCAATGAATGGTAGCATTAAAAAGTTGGTAACGTATTGTCCGGATGTGAACGCAGCGCCTATCCGTGAAGCATTATTTGCTGCAGGTGGTGGCTCTATCGGAAATTATGAAGAATGCAGTTTTAATGGAAATGGGTATGGGACATTTAAGGCGGGAGCGAATGCCAATCCGCATGTAGGTGAGATCCGCAAACAACACCAAGAAAAAGAAACCAGGATAGAGTTGATTTATCCGGCATATCTCGAGTCGAAGTTGCTAAAAGCCTTGTTTTTGGCACATCCGTATGAAGAGGTAGCCTATGATTTAGTGGAGTTAAGTAATAAAAATAATCGCATTGGAGCAGGGTTGATTGGCGAATTGGCCACTGAAATGGACGAAAAAGCATTTTTGATGCATTTAAAAACGGTGATGAAGGCCGATGGAATACGATATACCGCATTAAAGGGTGAAAAAGTGAAGAAAATAGCTGTATGTGGCGGGTCGGGTAGCTTTTTGCTGAAAAATGCGATGCAAGCAGGAGCGGATGTATTTGTGACGGCAGATTTTAAGTATCATCAGTTCTTTGATGCTGAAAATCAGATAATTATTGCAGATATCGGGCATTATGAGAGTGAGCAATACACGATGGAATTATTTTATGAGATTTTAAGCAGAAAATTTACTACATTTGCACTCCATTTATCAAAAATCAATACAAATCCGATAAACTATTTATAA
- a CDS encoding outer membrane protein transport protein — protein sequence MQKQIIITGIGLLSLCTSFAQNDIDAMRYSQLTFGGTARFASMAGSMGALGGDISTLSFNPAGIAIFKKTELSISPAVFSQTTASTYNGSTSSDRKLNFNLGNIGLVASINLISDKNKSGWENINFGFGYNRTNNFHNRMDIESDNKNNSLLDAFVQDANGNNPTSFDAFSTDLAWQTYLINPDSVGVLQYNHVIPNYGINQHKTVETTGSMGETVISFGGNYKSKLYLGATFGILRTRFSEESTFEETDEKDTIANFKSFKYTQYLSTQGNGVNLKVGAIYRPNDWVRVGVAFHTPSSISLRDNYSSEMSSDLDGYKYDTVSPEGSYDYRITNPYRAIGSVGFVINKIALINAEYEYVDYSFAQLHATENVFGDVNKLIRTKYKGTGNLRVGGEVRLDPIALRVGYALYGSPFKSNENINANRTSYTAGIGYRQDHFFIDFAYVLTKYTEFNYLYNTPNSTIVENSYKNSSFMLSFGVRF from the coding sequence ATGCAAAAACAAATTATAATTACAGGAATCGGATTACTATCGTTGTGCACTTCCTTTGCACAAAATGATATTGATGCCATGCGTTACTCGCAACTTACCTTTGGCGGAACGGCTCGTTTTGCTTCTATGGCAGGCTCTATGGGCGCTTTAGGTGGCGACATCTCAACGCTTAGTTTCAATCCTGCAGGGATTGCTATTTTCAAAAAAACAGAATTATCCATTTCACCTGCTGTGTTTTCACAAACCACTGCGTCTACCTACAATGGCTCAACCTCAAGTGATCGTAAATTAAATTTTAATTTAGGAAACATTGGTTTGGTGGCGAGCATTAATTTGATAAGCGACAAAAATAAGAGCGGTTGGGAAAATATAAATTTCGGATTTGGCTACAACCGCACCAATAATTTTCACAATCGAATGGATATCGAAAGTGATAACAAAAACAACTCCTTATTGGACGCATTTGTTCAAGATGCGAATGGTAACAACCCAACAAGTTTTGATGCGTTTTCAACGGACTTGGCATGGCAAACCTATCTAATAAACCCTGACAGTGTGGGCGTTTTACAATACAACCATGTAATACCCAACTACGGAATCAACCAACATAAAACTGTGGAAACAACCGGTTCCATGGGCGAAACCGTGATTAGTTTCGGAGGGAATTACAAAAGCAAATTGTATTTAGGTGCGACCTTCGGAATTTTAAGAACCCGTTTTTCAGAAGAATCTACTTTTGAAGAAACAGATGAAAAAGATACAATCGCCAATTTCAAATCTTTTAAATACACTCAATATTTATCAACCCAAGGAAATGGTGTGAACCTAAAAGTAGGTGCGATCTATCGTCCGAACGATTGGGTGAGAGTTGGTGTAGCGTTTCACACGCCATCTTCTATCAGCTTAAGAGATAACTACAGCAGCGAAATGAGTTCCGATTTAGACGGCTATAAATACGATACCGTTTCACCGGAAGGCTCCTATGATTACAGAATTACAAATCCCTACCGTGCAATTGGCAGTGTTGGTTTTGTGATTAATAAAATTGCGCTCATCAATGCAGAATACGAATATGTGGATTATTCTTTTGCTCAGTTGCATGCAACTGAAAATGTTTTTGGTGATGTAAACAAGCTTATTCGCACAAAATATAAAGGAACAGGCAATTTGCGTGTTGGTGGAGAAGTTCGCTTGGATCCGATTGCTTTGCGCGTTGGATATGCCTTGTATGGAAGTCCGTTTAAAAGCAATGAAAACATCAATGCGAACCGAACGAGCTATACAGCCGGAATTGGATACCGCCAAGATCATTTTTTCATTGACTTTGCCTATGTGCTCACCAAATACACGGAATTCAATTATTTATACAACACACCCAATTCTACCATCGTAGAAAACAGTTATAAAAACTCCAGCTTTATGTTATCTTTTGGTGTAAGATTTTAA
- a CDS encoding 30S ribosomal protein S20 produces the protein MANHKSSIKRIRSNDAKRLRNRYQAKTMRNAVKELRADESKKSASEKLPKVIAMVDKLAKKSVIHKNKAANLKSKLTKKVNALKK, from the coding sequence ATGGCAAATCACAAGTCGAGTATCAAAAGAATCCGTTCTAACGATGCTAAAAGATTAAGAAATCGTTACCAAGCGAAAACAATGCGTAATGCAGTGAAGGAATTGAGAGCTGACGAAAGTAAAAAATCGGCTAGCGAGAAACTTCCAAAAGTTATTGCTATGGTAGATAAATTAGCGAAGAAAAGCGTTATTCACAAGAATAAAGCAGCTAACTTAAAATCAAAGTTGACTAAAAAAGTAAATGCGCTAAAAAAATAA
- a CDS encoding proline--tRNA ligase produces the protein MSKELSTREGNYSEWYNELVVKADLAEHSAVKGCMVIKPYGYAIWEKMQQALDKMFKDTDHVNAYFPLFIPKSFFSKEASHVDGFAKECAVVTHYRLKTAPDGSVVVDETAKLDEELIVRPTSETIIWNTYRGWIQSHRDLPILVNQWANVVRWEMRTRLFLRTTEFLWQEGHTAHATSEEAVIETEKMLHVYADFAENWMAMPVIKGIKSANERFAGAIETYCIEALMQDGKALQAGTSHFLGQNFAKAFDVKFASKEGKQEYVWATSWGVSTRLMGALIMSHSDDKGLVLPPKLAPFQVVIVPIYKGEEQLAQINEVVAKMKKAMEAKGISVKYDNRDSQRPGWKFAEYELKGVPVRIAIGGRDLENGTVEVARRDTMEKETLLQADLENKIEHLLTQIQDNLYQKAKAMKEAKTYSADTYEDFKRILDETPGFVMAHWDGTPETEQKIKEETKATIRCIPLDAKAEEGKCIYSGKPSSRRVVFARAY, from the coding sequence ATGAGCAAGGAGTTATCAACGCGTGAAGGAAATTATTCGGAATGGTACAATGAATTGGTTGTGAAGGCCGATTTAGCGGAACATTCAGCAGTTAAAGGGTGCATGGTTATTAAGCCTTACGGATATGCCATTTGGGAAAAAATGCAACAGGCCTTAGACAAAATGTTTAAGGATACCGATCACGTAAACGCTTATTTTCCGCTATTTATACCTAAATCGTTTTTTAGCAAGGAAGCCAGCCATGTGGATGGTTTTGCCAAGGAATGTGCCGTTGTGACGCATTACCGTTTGAAAACAGCACCCGATGGAAGTGTGGTGGTGGATGAAACCGCTAAGTTGGATGAAGAATTAATTGTTCGTCCTACTTCAGAAACGATTATTTGGAATACCTATAGAGGCTGGATACAATCTCACCGCGACTTACCGATATTGGTGAATCAATGGGCTAATGTGGTGCGTTGGGAAATGCGTACACGTTTGTTTTTAAGAACAACCGAGTTTTTGTGGCAAGAAGGACATACTGCACATGCGACATCTGAAGAGGCAGTAATTGAAACAGAGAAGATGTTGCACGTATATGCTGATTTTGCAGAAAACTGGATGGCGATGCCGGTAATCAAAGGAATTAAATCAGCGAATGAGCGTTTTGCAGGAGCAATCGAAACCTATTGTATTGAGGCATTGATGCAAGATGGAAAAGCATTACAAGCAGGTACATCCCATTTTTTAGGTCAGAATTTTGCGAAAGCATTTGATGTAAAATTTGCAAGTAAAGAAGGGAAACAAGAATATGTGTGGGCAACTTCTTGGGGCGTTTCTACCCGTTTGATGGGCGCATTGATTATGTCACATTCGGATGATAAAGGATTGGTGTTGCCTCCAAAATTGGCACCTTTTCAGGTGGTGATTGTGCCAATTTATAAAGGCGAAGAGCAATTGGCACAAATCAATGAAGTGGTTGCGAAGATGAAAAAAGCAATGGAAGCCAAAGGTATTAGTGTGAAATATGATAATCGTGATTCACAGCGTCCGGGCTGGAAGTTTGCAGAATATGAATTAAAAGGAGTTCCCGTTCGTATTGCAATCGGTGGAAGAGATTTGGAGAATGGAACAGTAGAGGTGGCCAGAAGAGATACTATGGAAAAGGAAACCTTGTTGCAAGCCGATTTAGAGAATAAGATTGAGCATTTGTTAACGCAGATACAGGATAATTTGTATCAAAAAGCAAAGGCGATGAAAGAAGCGAAAACCTATTCGGCAGATACATACGAAGATTTTAAACGTATTTTGGATGAAACCCCAGGATTTGTAATGGCGCATTGGGATGGAACACCGGAAACGGAACAAAAAATTAAAGAAGAAACAAAAGCAACAATTCGTTGTATTCCTTTAGATGCGAAGGCTGAAGAAGGGAAATGTATATACAGTGGCAAGCCGTCCTCAAGAAGAGTGGTATTTGCCCGTGCGTATTAA